A section of the Bacteroidota bacterium genome encodes:
- a CDS encoding GNAT family N-acetyltransferase, whose protein sequence is MQKIIRFSLQEKKYVNLSLKIRQEVFVEEQNVEPEIEYDEFEESSVHYLLFVDNKAIATARWRITKEGIKLERFATLKKYRGKGFSSLLIKETIKDVKPLKLPIYLNSQAYITPLYEKFGFKIEGKMFMEADIEHFKMILTRK, encoded by the coding sequence ATGCAGAAAATAATTCGTTTTTCACTCCAAGAAAAAAAATATGTAAATCTGTCACTAAAAATCAGACAAGAAGTCTTTGTTGAAGAACAAAATGTAGAGCCGGAAATTGAATATGATGAATTTGAAGAATCTTCAGTTCATTACTTATTATTTGTCGACAACAAAGCAATTGCAACTGCAAGATGGAGAATTACCAAAGAAGGAATAAAGCTTGAAAGATTTGCTACTTTAAAAAAATACAGAGGAAAAGGATTTTCCTCCTTGCTAATAAAAGAAACAATTAAAGACGTAAAACCCTTAAAGCTTCCTATTTACTTAAATTCACAAGCATACATAACTCCGCTTTATGAGAAATTTGGTTTTAAAATAGAAGGAAAAATGTTTATGGAAGCAGATATTGAACATTTTAAAATGATTTTGACACGAAAGTGA
- a CDS encoding DUF4301 family protein yields MFTNKDHKQIKNKGIAIEQIEKQLQNFKTGFPPIKLVKVATKEHGIKVFDDNEITELVRSYTVRTKNKEILKFVPASGAASRMFKNLLNFLNLNESEQKEELKNDNSFNSAFYFFKQLQNFAFHNKLENILKENNIDIKDANYNAILKYFLTKSGMDYSELPKALLHFHKYKNGARTSIEEHLVEAAKYSTSKGNIARIHFTLSEEHISDIKNLFNEVIPLYEKEFNLKYEINFSVQNQSTDTIAVNLINKPFRLQDGSILFRPGGHGALIDNLNNLDADIIFIKNIDNVVPDRLKAETIKYKKVIGAHLIYLQQKLFDFLKKLEKDESGKIINDIIYFFEKELMFIFPENFKKINIKEKIKYLKTKLKRPIRICGMVKNEGEPGGGPFWVKNEDGSVSLQIIEASQINTQDKNQLEILSNSTHFNPVDLVCTTKDHNGNKFDLKKFIDHETGFISQKSKDGKDLLAQELPGLWNGAMADWNTVFVEVPLITFNPVKYINDLLREQHQ; encoded by the coding sequence ATGTTTACAAATAAAGACCACAAACAAATAAAAAATAAAGGAATAGCAATTGAACAAATTGAAAAACAATTGCAGAATTTTAAAACAGGATTTCCACCTATAAAACTTGTAAAAGTAGCTACTAAAGAACATGGAATCAAAGTTTTTGATGACAATGAAATTACTGAATTGGTAAGAAGCTATACTGTTAGAACAAAAAATAAGGAAATATTAAAATTTGTCCCTGCCTCCGGAGCAGCAAGCAGAATGTTCAAAAATCTTTTAAATTTTTTAAATCTAAATGAAAGTGAACAAAAAGAGGAACTTAAAAATGATAATAGTTTTAATTCAGCTTTTTACTTTTTTAAACAGCTTCAAAATTTTGCTTTTCATAACAAGTTGGAAAACATCTTAAAAGAAAATAACATTGACATTAAAGATGCTAATTACAATGCAATTTTAAAATACTTTCTTACAAAATCAGGAATGGATTATTCCGAGTTGCCAAAAGCACTTTTACATTTTCATAAATATAAGAACGGAGCAAGAACAAGTATTGAAGAACATCTTGTAGAAGCGGCTAAATATTCTACCTCTAAAGGTAATATTGCAAGAATACATTTTACACTTTCAGAAGAGCACATTAGTGATATTAAAAATCTTTTCAATGAGGTTATTCCTCTTTACGAAAAAGAATTTAATCTAAAATATGAAATAAACTTTTCAGTACAAAATCAATCAACGGATACAATTGCTGTAAATTTAATAAACAAACCTTTTCGTCTTCAAGATGGTTCGATCCTCTTTCGTCCCGGTGGACATGGTGCTTTAATTGACAACCTCAACAATCTTGATGCAGACATTATTTTTATAAAGAATATTGACAATGTTGTTCCCGACCGCCTCAAAGCTGAAACAATAAAATATAAAAAAGTCATTGGTGCTCATTTAATTTATCTTCAACAAAAGCTTTTTGATTTTTTAAAAAAATTAGAAAAAGATGAATCGGGAAAAATTATCAATGATATTATTTATTTCTTTGAGAAAGAACTAATGTTTATTTTTCCTGAGAATTTCAAAAAAATTAACATTAAAGAAAAGATAAAATACTTAAAAACAAAATTAAAGCGTCCGATACGAATTTGTGGAATGGTAAAGAATGAAGGTGAACCTGGAGGAGGACCATTTTGGGTAAAAAATGAAGACGGTTCTGTGTCCTTGCAAATTATTGAAGCATCACAAATTAATACCCAAGATAAAAATCAATTGGAAATTCTAAGTAACTCAACACATTTTAATCCTGTTGACCTTGTTTGCACAACAAAAGACCACAATGGAAATAAATTTGATTTAAAAAAATTCATTGACCATGAAACAGGATTTATTTCACAAAAATCAAAAGACGGGAAAGATTTGCTTGCACAAGAGCTACCCGGACTCTGGAATGGTGCAATGGCAGATTGGAATACTGTTTTTGTTGAAGTTCCTCTAATTACTTTTAATCCTGTAAAATACATTAATGATCTTTTGAGAGAGCAACACCAATAA